From Oreochromis niloticus isolate F11D_XX linkage group LG14, O_niloticus_UMD_NMBU, whole genome shotgun sequence, one genomic window encodes:
- the thrsp gene encoding thyroid hormone-inducible hepatic protein, giving the protein MQSADAKFKRNSLFLTLRQYSSAVSEMEQTILLPSLLRDMPSDEVWDCEAAEETCKDLYGNYLMLKAIRTTVESGLIPLDDHKAKNNTALNKTLEPLLDTDPEVLFHFHVRGLFSVMSDLTKKTQTLTEKYMDIIGVAN; this is encoded by the coding sequence ATGCAGTCTGCCGACGCCAAATTCAAGAGAAACAGCCTGTTCCTGACTCTGAGACAATACAGCTCAGCCGTCAGTGAAATGGAGCAGACCATTCTTCTGCCAAGCCTGCTGCGAGACATGCCCTCAGACGAGGTTTGGGACTGTGAAGCTGCAGAAGAGACCTGCAAAGACCTGTACGGCAACTACTTGATGCTCAAAGCCATACGGACCACAGTGGAGAGCGGCCTAATACCCCTGGATGATCACAAGGCCAAAAACAACACCGCACTGAACAAGACCCTGGAGCCTCTCTTGGACACAGATCCTGAAGTCCTCTTCCACTTCCACGTGAGAGGACTGTTTTCTGTGATGAGTGACCTCACCAAGAAGACGCAGACTCTCACTGAGAAATACATGGACATTATTGGGGTAGCAAATTAG
- the ndufc2 gene encoding NADH dehydrogenase [ubiquinone] 1 subunit C2 — MGFIPEEGKSLPPPGLVNRNSLWLAGVGWVSAVLHNAINHRPPVKSGVHRQFLLATIGWFIGYHVTKYENYTYARLDRDMNEYIKLHPDKFVPKEQKTFAEIVEPFHPVR, encoded by the exons ATGGGCTTTATTCCAGAAGAGGGGAAGTCTCTGCCTCCTCCGGGGCTCGTGAACAGGAATTCGCTGTGGCTGGCGGGTGTAGGCTGGGTCTCCGCCGTGCTGCACAACGCTATCAACCACAGGCCGCCAGTGAAATCAG GTGTTCATCGACAGTTTCTGCTGGCAACCATTGGCTGGTTCATCGGCTACCATGTTACCAAATATGAAAATTACACTTATGCTAGACTCGATCGAGACATGAATGAGTATATCAAACTCCACCCGGACAAATTTGTACCAAAGG AGCAAAAGACCTTTGCTGAGATTGTTGAGCCTTTCCATCCTGTGCGCTAA